The following are from one region of the Silene latifolia isolate original U9 population chromosome 9, ASM4854445v1, whole genome shotgun sequence genome:
- the LOC141600292 gene encoding F-box protein CPR1-like, with translation MWDNLPTEISTDILHRLGVKTLIKCTILSKSFLSLIASPDFISTHIAQHTNSQLLLRYFTLDNKEIYHFEPDDDTFSGFRSQGLLIPFHNNCFTVAGCVNGVLCLVDDFGGHEGTLIILWNPSIRKFVHVPRPIMVFKTHGPYQSACGFGFDSISDDYKVVRVVDLDTVHWKNPQTTRPPTQVEVFSLKTGCWRVIGDGPSYLIKRHDSEYRGYIPCFSNGSVYWVGYHHKYVILKFHMSTETFEILQVPEILTENESTFTRDMDLYVEECKGNLTLIQRNYNDAIKTCNVWLMKEDGVAKSWTKMFDFDIAKLHPCAMPRAFGFRKNGEVIIVKGGHNIYSGGRNENVVTSTDVVTHEDTALKEISVDCFSLYLSTYVESMVLFKEGKGIGEQTTQLDLF, from the coding sequence CTTACACAGATTGGGGGTAAAAACCCTAATAAAATGCACAATTTTGTCCAAATCATTCCTCTCTTTAATCGCTAGTCCTGATTTTATCTCGACCCACATTGCACAACACACCAATTCCCAGTTGTTACTTCGTTATTTTACCCTCGACAATAAAGAAATTTACCATTTTGAACCTGATGATGACACTTTTTCCGGTTTTCGATCTCAAGGATTGCTTATCCCTTTCCATAATAACTGCTTTACTGTGGCGGGTTGCGTAAACGGTGTACTTTGCTTGGTTGATGATTTTGGAGGACATGAGGGCACTCTTATTATACTTTGGAACCCATCTATAAGGAAGTTTGTTCACGTTCCGCGGCCTATAATGGTATTTAAAACTCATGGTCCATATCAATCTGCTTGTGGGTTTGGGTTTGATTCTATTTCGGATGATTACAAGGTGGTTCGAGTCGTAGACCTGGATACTGTACATTGGAAGAACCCACAGACGACAAGACCACCAACACAAGTTGAGGTTTTTAGTTTAAAAACTGGGTGCTGGAGGGTTATCGGTGATGGTCCTAGCTACTTAATTAAACGGCATGACTCCGAATATAGGGGATATATCCCGTGTTTCAGTAATGGTTCTGTTTATTGGGTTGGCTATCATCATAAATATGTGATCCTCAAATTTCATATGTCTACGGAGACTTTCGAGATCTTACAGGTGCCGGAAATTTTAACAGAGAATGAGTCAACATTTACCCGGGACATGGATTTGTATGTCGAGGAGTGTAAGGGGAATTTGACTTTGATTCAGCGGAATTACAATGATGCAATTAAGACTTGTAATGTCTGGCTTATGAAAGAAGATGGGGTTGCTAAATCTTGGACGAAGATGTTTGATTTCGATATTGCTAAGTTACATCCTTGTGCCATGCCACGGGCTTTTGGTTTTAGAAAGAATGGAGAAGTTATCATTGTGAAGGGTGGTCATAATATTTATTCCGGAGGCAGAAACGAGAATGTCGTCACTTCAACTGATGTAGTAACACACGAAGACACGGCATTAAAAGAGATAAGCGTAGATTGTTTCTCACTTTACTTGTCTACTTATGTGGAGAGCATGGTATTGTTTAAGGAAGGAAAAGGAATTGGAGAACAAACCACGCAGTTGGATTTGTTCTAA
- the LOC141598819 gene encoding putative phospholipid-transporting ATPase 9: protein MVNTGKRRKKLRFSKIYSFHCGRASFPEEEQSQIGGPGFSRVVFCNEPNNFETPVRIYPGNYVSTTKYTLATFIPKSLFEQFRRVANFYFLVTGILAFTPLAPYSAVSAIVPLIFVIGVSMLKEAIEDWRRKQQDIEVNNRKVKIHKGNGVFEVSEWRYLKVGDVVKVEKDEFFPADIVLLASSFEDAVCYVETTNLDGETNLKLKQALEVTSSLLDDSSLNDFRATIRCEDPNASLYTFIGSMDFEGQQYPLSPQQLLLRASKLRNTDYIYGTVIFTGQDTKVMQNATEPPSKRSSLEKKMDKIIYFMFLVLFLMAFVGSVVFGVTTKEDLDNGEMKRWYLRPDNARVYFDPKRTSLATFFHLLTALMLYSNLIPISLYVSIEIVKVLQSVFINRDIHMYYEETDKPANARTSNLNEELGQVDTILSDKTGTLTCNSMEFIKCSIAGIAYGRGITEVERAMAKRKGSPLLSRLSSGSRLSVGPVDGQSEAEAKSFGKVNSGIKGFNFTDERIMNGSWVDEPQSEVIQLFFQLLAVCHTVIPEVDEETGKVSYEAESPDEAAFVIAARELGFEFYKRTQTTVLLHELDPVSGQNIDREYRILSILEFNSTRKRMSVIVQTEDKRIFLLSKGADSVMFPRLATSGNNFEKKTKDHIHEYADAGLRTLILAYREISEEEYREFEEKFNTARNAISTDRETLIEQVAETIEKDLVLLGATAVEDKLQRGVPECIDKLAQAGIKIWVLTGDKMETAINIGFACSLLRQGMRQIIINLETPEIRALEKMGDKYAITRASKACVLKQLNDAMAQIISSEAGSEAHALIMDGKSLAYALEDDMKNLFLRLAINCASVICCRSSPIQKALVTRLVKNGTNRTTLAIGDGANDVGMLQEADIGIGISGVEGMQAVMSSDIAIAQFRFLERLLLVHGHWCYRRISSMICYFFYKNIVFGVTVFLFEGYASFSGQPAYNDWFLTLYNVVFTSLPAVALGVFDQDVSARYCLKFPLLYQEGVQNVLFSWLRILGWMVNGMCSGIITFFFCKKALSYQAFSNNGKPADMEIFGATVYTCVVWVVNCQMALFISYFTLIQHIVIWGGIALWYFFLLVYGSVDSSRSTTAYLVFLESLAPSLKYWLLTLFVVVSALVPYVTYSSLQMRFLPMYHEMIQWIRLEGKTEDPEYCSMVRQRSIRPTTVGYTARAAASRKERRRSKGG from the exons ATGGTTAATACTGGTAAAAGGAGGAAGAAATTAAGGTTTAGTAAGATCTATTCATTTCATTGTGGAAGAGCATCATTTCCTGAGGAAGAACAGTCACAAATTGGAGGACCTGGATTTTCTAGGGTTGTTTTCTGTAATGAGCCTAATAATTTTGAAACCCCAGTAAGAATTTACCCTGGTAATTATGTTAGTACTACTAAATATACTCTTGCAACTTTTATTCCTAAAAGTTTGTTTGAGCAATTTAGAAGGGTGGCAAATTTCTATTTTCTTGTTACTGGGATTTTAGCCTTCACTCCTTTGGCACCGTATAGCGCGGTCAGTGCTATTGTTCCTTTGATTTTTGTTATTGGGGTGAGTATGTTGAAGGAGGCTATTGAAGATTGGCGGCGAAAACAACAG GATATAGAGGTGAACAACAGAAAAGTGAAAATACATAAAGGAAATGGAGTGTTTGAAGTATCGGAATGGAGGTATCTCAAAGTAGGAGATGTAGTTAAGGTTGAGAAAGACGAGTTCTTTCCAGCGGATATTGTTTTACTTGCATCTAGTTTTGAGGACGCGGTATGCTATGTGGAAACTACGAATCTTGATGGAGAGACTAATTTGAAGCTGAAACAAGCATTAGAAGTGACATCATCATTGCTTGATGACTCAAGCTTGAACGATTTCCGTGCTACCATAAGATGTGAAGACCCTAATGCCAGTTTATATACCTTCATAGGAAGTATGGATTTTGAGGGGCAACAGTATCCACTCAGCCCACAACAGCTTCTGCTTAGGGCCTCGAAACTCAGGAATACCGATTACATATATGGTACGGTGATTTTCACGGGTCAAGACACGAAGGTTATGCAAAATGCTACTGAACCACCTTCTAAGAGAAGTAGTCTTGAAAAAAAGATGGATAAAATTATCTATTTTATGTTTCTTGTACTGTTTTTAATGGCGTTTGTTGGATCGGTTGTTTTTGGTGTTACTACAAAGGAAGACCTCGATAATGGTGAGATGAAACGATGGTACCTCAGACCTGATAACGCGCGAGTTTACTTTGATCCTAAACGGACTTCACTTGCAACGTTTTTTCACTTGCTGACTGCACTCATGCTGTACAGTAATTTGATCCCTATTTCCTTGTATGTGTCTATAGAGATTGTAAAAGTCCTACAAAGCGTTTTCATCAACCGGGATATACATATGTACTATGAGGAGACTGATAAGCCAGCCAATGCCCGTACCTCAAATCTTAACGAGGAACTAGGTCAAGTAGATACAATACTTTCTGATAAGACGGGTACATTGACCTGTAACTCCATGGAGTTTATCAAGTGTTCTATTGCAGGAATTGCTTATGGCCGTGGTATTACTGAGGTTGAGAGGGCTATGGCTAAGAGAAAAGGGTCACCTTTATTAAGTCGTCTGTCTAGTGGTTCACGGTTATCAGTGGGACCGGTTGATGGTCAGAGTGAGGCGGAGGCCAAGTCTTTTGGCAAGGTAAATTCTGGGATCAAAGGGTTTAACTTTACGGATGAAAGGATTATGAATGGCAGTTGGGTTGATGAGCCACAATCAGAAGTTATTCAATTGTTCTTTCAGTTGTTAGCTGTATGTCACACGGTGATTCCTGAAGTAGATGAAGAAACCGGAAAGGTTTCTTATGAGGCCGAGTCACCAGATGAAGCGGCTTTTGTGATTGCAGCTAGAGAACTTGGGTTTGAGTTCTATAAAAGAACTCAAACTACAGTCTTATTGCACGAATTGGATCCCGTTTCTGGCCAGAACATTGACAG GGAATACAGAATCCTAAGTATCTTGGAGTTCAATAGCACGAGGAAAAGGATGTCGGTAATTGTTCAGACGGAAGATAAGAGAATATTTCTACTTTCCAAGGGTGCTGACAG TGTCATGTTTCCACGGCTAGCCACTTCTGGTAACAACTTCGAGAAGAAGACAAAAGACCATATACATGAGTATGCTGATGCTGGACTGAGGACTTTGATACTCGCCTATCGTGAAATAAGTGAGGAAGAATATAGAGAGTTCGAAGAGAAATTTAATACTGCTAGAAATGCCATCAGCACAGACCGGGAAACACTAATTGAGCAAGTCGCAGAAACAATTGAAAAAGATTTGGTTCTTCTTGGTGCCACAGCAGTTGAGGATAAACTCCAACGCGGG GTGCCAGAATGCATTGATAAGCTTGCACAAGCGGGAATAAAGATATGGGTCTTGACCGGAGATAAGATGGAGACAGCTATCAATATAGG GTTTGCTTGTAGTTTGTTGAGACAGGGAATGAGGCAAATAATCATCAACTTAGAGACACCAGAAATCAGAGCATTGGAGAAAATGGGTGACAAGTATGCCATCACTAGG GCATCAAAGGCATGTGTGCTCAAGCAGCTTAATGATGCAATGGCGCAAATTATTTCATCAGAAGCAGGTTCCGAGGCACATGCTTTAATCATGGATGGGAAATCTCTTGCATATGCTCTAGAAGATGATATGAAGAACTTATTCCTCAGGCTTGCAATCAATTGCGCTTCAGTTATCTGTTGCCGTTCATCTCCTATACAGAAAGCATTG GTCACCAGACTGGTGAAAAACGGGACAAATAGAACAACATTAGCAATAGGTGACGGAGCTAATGACGTGGGAATGCTTCAAGAAGCTGATATTGGCATCGGAATTAGTGGTGTTGAAGGAATGCAG GCTGTAATGTCCAGTGATATTGCTATTGCACAATTTCGGTTTTTGGAGCGTTTGTTGCTTGTACATGGACACTGGTGCTACAGACGGATAAGCTCAATG ATCTGCTATTTCTTCTACAAGAACATTGTTTTTGGAGTGACAGTTTTCTTGTTCGAAGGATACGCATCCTTTTCTGGACAACCGGCATATAATGATTGGTTTTTGACACTCTATAATGTCGTGTTTACTTCACTGCCTGCGGTTGCTTTGGGAGTGTTTGATCAGGATGTCTCTGCACGTTACTGTCTCAAG TTTCCCTTACTATATCAAGAAGGTGTCCAAAACGTCCTCTTCAGTTGGCTCAGAATACTCGGCTGGATGGTCAACGGAATGTGCAGCGGAATTATCACTTTCTTCTTCTGCAAGAAAGCCCTATCATATCAGGCGTTCAGTAACAACGGAAAACCAGCTGACATGGAAATATTCGGAGCAACAGTGTACACGTGTGTCGTTTGGGTGGTTAACTGTCAGATGGCGCTCTTCATTAGCTACTTCACCTTAATCCAACATATCGTCATTTGGGGTGGAATTGCTCTATGGTACTTTTTCCTCCTGGTTTATGGCTCAGTTGACTCCAGTAGATCAACAACAGCATATTTGGTATTTCTCGAGTCACTAGCCCCGTCACTAAAGTACTGGCTCCTGACACTTTTCGTGGTGGTCTCCGCTTTAGTCCCGTATGTCACTTACTCGTCTCTTCAAATGAGGTTCCTTCCCATGTACCATGAAATGATTCAATGGATACGGCTTGAGGGCAAAACGGAGGACCCTGAGTACTGCAGCATGGTCCGTCAAAGATCCATACGACCTACAACAGTTGGGTATACAGCCCGTGCAGCCGCCAGTCGGAAGGAAAGACGCCGGAGTAAAGGCGGATGA